One genomic region from Oncorhynchus clarkii lewisi isolate Uvic-CL-2024 chromosome 21, UVic_Ocla_1.0, whole genome shotgun sequence encodes:
- the LOC139379106 gene encoding macrosialin: MKKVLLFVFILCAIVSALASAQEDTKRSKPSATVFPPSEFGTTSNTATTTTSTTTTTALPTTESQTNTTTAAPTTTLTPTTTASNTTTAAPTTANTTTAAPTTANTTTAAPTTANATTAAPTTANATTAAPTTANATTANATTTAHVPTTTATPKPQPTPPANLTVGNYTLKSEKGLCLMAQLALQIRVEDTGKTGVFIVQPAKTIVKGGCEKSTANLTLTFKEGFITFMFNKNTTQNAVYVDTVSFSLSYPLTSGDNGKMSPPYVAKNGSLDLFLAKVGHSYSCKSESVFMGKGLYLDITQDRIQAFNITKEWDFGTSDPCPADRPADYRVAIAVGIVLLILIIIVVVAYLLSRRKRSDGYQSL, translated from the exons ATGAAGAAGGTACTTCTGTTCGTGTTTATACTCTGCGCTATTGTCTCAG CGCTGGCATCTGCTCAAGAGGATACCAAAAGATCCAAACCATCTGCAACTGTCTTCCCCCCCTCTGAGTTTGGCACCACGTCCAACACTgccactaccacaacctctactACAACTACGACTGCATTACCCACCACAGAATCCCAGACTAATACCACCacagcagctcctactacaacactTACACCCACTACGACTGCATCCAACACCACCACAGCTGCCCCCACAACAGCCAATACCACCACAGCTGCCCCCACAACAGCCAATACCACCACAGCTGCCCccacaacagccaatgccaccacagcTGCCCccacaacagccaatgccaccacagcTGCCCccacaacagccaatgccacaacagccaatgccaccacaacagCACATGTTCCCACCACTACTGCCACTCCAAAACCGCAGCCCACCCCTCCTGCTAACCTGACCGTGGGAAACTACACTCTCAAGTCGGAGAAGGGTCTGTGTCTGATGGCCCAGCTGGCCCTGCAGATCAGAGTGGAAGACACTGGAAAG ACAGGAGTATTCATCGTTCAACCAGCGAAGACAATTGTTAAAGGGGGTTGTGAGAAATCCACGGCCAACTTAACCCTCACGTTCAAGGAGGGCTTCATCACCTTCATGTTTAATAAG AACACCACCCAAAACGCTGTCTATGTCGACacggtttctttctctctttcctacccgTTAACATCTGGAG ACAACGGCAAAATGTCTCCACCTTACGTCGCCAAAAATGGGTCACTGGATCTCTTCCTCGCTAAGGTTGGCCACTCCTACTCCTGCAAGAGCGAATCAGTTTTCATGGGAAAAGGGCTCTATCTGGACATCACCCAGGACAGGATACAGGCCTTCAACATCACCAAGGAGTGGGACTTCGGCACAT CTGACCCTTGCCCCGCCGACAGACCTGCTGACTACCGCGTGGCCATCGCTGTGGGGATTGTCCTCCTTATCCTCATCATCATCGTGGTGGTGGCCTATCTCCTGAGCAGGCGAAAAAGATCAGATGGCTACCAGTCTCTCTGA